The Candidatus Binatia bacterium genome includes a region encoding these proteins:
- a CDS encoding MotA/TolQ/ExbB proton channel family protein, with protein sequence MNGRDFLTLIENGGVVMYPLLLCSVLSIAVIIERSWTIIRAARAAERLHQLVSEAAQEGGLTDALAISRRDLSPLGAVYKAILSHADDDQRVRIAQRRLGESARRLKRYIWLLGTVGSLAPFIGLFGTVIGIIRAFENMAATGSGGFAVVAAGISEALIATAGGLLVGVLSIFAYNAFMVRIANLSALWREWTDELLMQLTQTQPREGSIARVAQSR encoded by the coding sequence ATGAACGGGCGCGATTTTCTCACACTGATCGAGAACGGCGGCGTGGTCATGTACCCGCTGCTACTGTGTTCCGTCCTGAGCATTGCCGTCATCATTGAGCGCTCCTGGACGATCATCCGTGCGGCCCGGGCGGCGGAGCGGTTGCATCAGCTCGTGAGCGAAGCCGCGCAAGAAGGCGGCCTGACGGACGCGCTGGCCATCAGCCGGCGAGACCTGTCCCCCCTGGGTGCGGTCTACAAAGCCATCCTCAGTCACGCCGACGACGACCAGCGTGTCCGGATTGCACAGCGGCGGCTCGGGGAAAGCGCACGGCGGCTGAAGCGCTACATATGGCTGCTCGGCACCGTGGGGAGCTTGGCGCCGTTCATCGGGCTGTTTGGCACGGTCATCGGCATCATCCGCGCCTTTGAGAACATGGCAGCCACTGGGTCCGGCGGCTTTGCCGTCGTCGCCGCCGGCATCTCCGAGGCGCTGATCGCCACCGCCGGCGGCTTATTGGTGGGCGTGTTGTCGATCTTCGCCTACAACGCCTTCATGGTACGTATCGCCAACCTCTCGGCGCTCTGGCGCGAATGGACCGATGAGCTGCTCATGCAACTCACGCAAACGCAGCCGCGCGAAGGAAGTATCGCTCGTGTCGCTCAGTCTCGGTAG
- a CDS encoding biopolymer transporter ExbD, with protein sequence MSLSLGSSDGDPQDDGDIVAEINVTPLTDIFLVLLIIFMVTSTALTQQGTKVNLPRAAAGAAEASGIIITATVDHRIEINGKPVPLENLRAALEAAFQKGSDRSVILQGDRNVVLEQAVQIMTTAKEAGAERIAIATAPVEGAKPR encoded by the coding sequence GTGTCGCTCAGTCTCGGTAGCAGCGACGGCGATCCACAGGACGACGGGGACATCGTCGCCGAAATCAACGTCACTCCCCTCACCGACATCTTTCTGGTGCTGCTCATCATCTTCATGGTGACGAGCACGGCACTGACGCAGCAGGGCACCAAAGTGAACCTGCCGCGTGCCGCGGCCGGGGCCGCCGAGGCCTCCGGCATCATCATTACCGCAACGGTGGATCATCGCATCGAGATCAACGGCAAGCCGGTGCCCCTTGAAAACCTGCGTGCCGCCCTCGAAGCGGCGTTCCAGAAAGGATCCGATCGCAGCGTCATCCTGCAGGGCGACCGCAACGTCGTACTGGAACAGGCGGTGCAGATCATGACCACCGCCAAGGAAGCCGGTGCCGAACGCATCGCCATCGCCACAGCACCGGTAGAGGGTGCGAAGCCGCGGTGA
- a CDS encoding AAA family ATPase: MEAPEQPRVVEVKESRSLAMLREVFQAGRPLTYIRTPEEQRIGQLLREAAQLFFAPPVPVWSWSLTEGLRHEDGTAATAEPLGPRSALDFVVAHDRPGIFHFKDFHEPMRESSEIRRRLRDLCEQCFDTGKYVIISSAVRYIPEEITRDLVYLELSVPDTVELVAFLRREMERIAQAGGTVDSSEGTVHQLARALQGLTLDEARHAVRRALAVEKKLERSAVPILLEEKKMLVNRTGLVEYVADSTHLDHVGGLEHLKKWLLERRRLFEMRESINLDIVPKGLLVMGISGCGKSLSVKAIASYFGLPLYRIDMTEIFSGRHGSAEGAFVQACRMLEDIAPAVVWFDEIEMGITSQETAGEQGRIFAFFLTWMQEKARGLFVAATANRIDLLPAEMIRKGRFDEVFFIDLPLDNERVDIFKIHLQRRGVNPDNFNLERLKRFTRGWTGAEIEQCVVSAFTAARLEDRELADDDLLNATGSVVPLSKTMKEQVDHIRAWAFDRAVRASPREFAH; the protein is encoded by the coding sequence ATGGAAGCGCCAGAACAGCCACGCGTCGTTGAGGTCAAAGAGAGCCGCTCGCTGGCGATGCTGCGGGAGGTGTTCCAGGCGGGACGGCCGCTCACCTACATTCGCACGCCCGAAGAGCAGCGCATCGGCCAATTATTGAGAGAAGCGGCGCAGCTATTCTTCGCGCCTCCCGTGCCGGTGTGGAGTTGGAGCCTGACCGAAGGCTTGCGACATGAGGATGGGACGGCCGCCACCGCCGAACCGCTCGGACCGCGCTCGGCCCTCGATTTCGTCGTGGCCCATGACAGACCGGGAATCTTCCACTTCAAGGATTTCCACGAACCCATGCGCGAGTCGTCGGAAATCCGCCGGCGCCTGCGCGATCTGTGCGAGCAGTGCTTCGATACCGGGAAGTATGTGATCATCTCCTCCGCAGTCCGCTACATCCCGGAGGAGATCACACGCGACTTGGTCTACCTCGAGCTGAGTGTCCCCGACACGGTCGAACTGGTCGCCTTTCTGCGACGCGAGATGGAGCGCATCGCGCAAGCGGGTGGCACCGTCGACTCCAGTGAAGGCACGGTGCACCAGCTGGCGCGCGCGCTCCAGGGGCTCACGCTGGATGAGGCACGGCACGCCGTGCGCCGGGCGCTCGCGGTGGAGAAGAAGCTCGAACGCAGCGCGGTGCCGATCCTGCTGGAAGAGAAAAAAATGCTGGTCAACCGCACCGGACTGGTCGAATATGTCGCTGACAGCACCCATCTCGATCACGTGGGCGGACTCGAGCACTTGAAGAAGTGGCTACTCGAGCGGCGCAGGTTGTTCGAGATGCGCGAGAGCATCAACCTCGACATCGTGCCCAAGGGACTGCTGGTCATGGGCATCTCCGGCTGCGGCAAGAGTTTGTCCGTGAAGGCCATCGCGTCCTATTTCGGGCTGCCGCTGTACCGCATCGACATGACCGAGATTTTCTCCGGCCGCCACGGTTCGGCCGAGGGTGCGTTTGTCCAAGCCTGTCGCATGCTCGAAGATATTGCCCCAGCGGTGGTGTGGTTCGATGAAATCGAGATGGGCATCACCTCGCAAGAGACCGCCGGCGAGCAGGGCCGCATATTCGCGTTTTTTCTGACCTGGATGCAGGAGAAGGCTCGCGGCCTGTTCGTGGCCGCCACCGCCAACCGCATCGATTTGCTGCCGGCGGAAATGATCCGCAAGGGCCGCTTCGACGAGGTCTTCTTCATCGACCTGCCGCTCGACAACGAGCGCGTCGACATCTTCAAGATCCACCTGCAGCGCCGTGGAGTGAATCCGGACAACTTCAACCTCGAGCGCCTCAAGCGTTTCACGCGCGGGTGGACCGGTGCCGAGATCGAGCAGTGCGTCGTCTCCGCCTTCACGGCCGCACGCCTCGAGGACCGTGAGCTGGCCGATGATGACCTGCTGAATGCCACCGGCAGCGTCGTCCCGCTGTCCAAGACGATGAAGGAACAGGTCGACCACATTCGGGCCTGGGCCTTCGATCGGGCCGTCCGCGCCTCCCCCCGTGAGTTCGCACACTAG
- a CDS encoding helix-turn-helix transcriptional regulator, with translation MVKAKNALPSLSIGDYLRRQRQLANISLRKVAEQSGISAAVLREIEQGLRDPSKTIVQSIAGALRLSAETLYLQAGVIDPQEAEEIGTLREIHRDPNLTQRQRDLLVEVYEAFCAANRSRRE, from the coding sequence ATGGTAAAGGCCAAGAACGCGCTGCCATCGTTGAGCATCGGTGACTACCTCCGCCGGCAACGCCAACTCGCCAATATCTCGCTGCGCAAGGTGGCCGAACAGAGCGGCATTTCGGCCGCTGTACTGCGAGAGATCGAGCAAGGCCTGCGCGATCCGAGCAAGACGATCGTCCAGTCGATCGCTGGGGCCCTGCGGCTGTCGGCCGAAACGCTGTACCTCCAAGCCGGGGTGATCGATCCACAAGAGGCAGAGGAAATCGGCACGCTGCGGGAAATCCATCGTGACCCGAATCTCACCCAACGCCAGCGAGACCTATTGGTGGAAGTCTACGAGGCCTTTTGCGCCGCCAACCGCTCTCGGCGGGAATAG
- a CDS encoding R3H domain-containing nucleic acid-binding protein, whose protein sequence is MQATDHTRTEITDNLDLLLMVLPPRVRQEIEKMEDLSALLEVVLDLGRQPEARFPGRTVALSPQPITREDLDYMTARIGTFTRDNRAGIERTLHRISALRNRLGEIVGLTCRVGRAVYGTVDIVSDVVESGRSILLLGRPGVGKTTLLREAARVLADDLNRRVVIVDTSNEIAGDGDIPHPGIGRARRMQVPSPERQHAVMIEAVENHMPEVVVIDEIGTQAEAQAARTIAERGVQLIATAHGISLENLIANPILADLIGGIQAVTLSDEEARRRRTQKTVLERKAPPTFDVLIEIRDKDRFAVHADVTQVVDAVLRNHSAQPEIRVRHPDGSVEVESALAGIPTLPRSEPTAPQRHALRIFPYAVSRERLDRAIRDLGVDAVVCSQPRNADVVVTLRSLAKKRPKKLRELLMVDDARLHAIGGNTQAKIAEFLRELFELSSIDSEQAQALKEAEDAVAAVIAHRQPIALSPQNAHFRRLQHQLAEAHGLGSESTGRGPFRRVVIRP, encoded by the coding sequence ATGCAAGCGACGGACCACACTCGCACGGAAATCACCGACAATCTCGATTTGCTGCTGATGGTGTTGCCGCCGCGCGTCCGTCAGGAAATCGAGAAAATGGAAGACCTCTCCGCCCTGCTCGAGGTGGTCCTCGACCTGGGGCGGCAACCCGAAGCGCGTTTCCCCGGCCGAACCGTTGCCCTGAGCCCGCAGCCGATTACGCGGGAGGATCTCGACTACATGACGGCCCGCATCGGCACCTTCACCCGAGACAACCGTGCCGGCATCGAGCGGACGCTGCACCGGATTTCGGCGCTGCGCAACCGCCTGGGTGAAATCGTGGGATTGACCTGCCGCGTCGGCCGCGCCGTCTACGGAACGGTCGACATCGTCAGCGACGTGGTTGAATCCGGACGCAGTATCCTGCTGCTAGGACGCCCCGGCGTCGGCAAGACGACATTGCTGCGCGAGGCGGCCCGGGTCCTCGCCGATGATCTGAACCGGCGCGTGGTGATCGTCGACACCTCCAATGAAATTGCCGGCGATGGCGACATCCCACATCCCGGCATCGGGCGGGCGCGCCGAATGCAGGTACCTTCACCGGAGCGGCAGCATGCCGTCATGATCGAGGCCGTAGAAAACCACATGCCGGAGGTCGTCGTCATCGACGAGATCGGTACCCAGGCAGAGGCGCAGGCGGCACGCACGATCGCGGAACGAGGTGTGCAATTGATCGCGACGGCCCACGGCATCAGCCTCGAGAACCTGATCGCCAACCCGATACTCGCCGACCTGATCGGCGGCATCCAGGCCGTCACGCTCAGCGACGAGGAGGCGCGCCGCCGCCGCACGCAAAAGACGGTGCTGGAGCGCAAGGCACCGCCGACGTTCGACGTCTTGATCGAGATCCGCGACAAAGACCGCTTCGCCGTGCACGCCGACGTCACGCAGGTGGTCGATGCCGTGCTGCGCAACCATTCGGCCCAGCCGGAAATCCGCGTCCGACACCCGGACGGCAGCGTCGAGGTCGAGTCAGCACTTGCGGGAATTCCCACGCTGCCTCGGTCCGAACCAACGGCGCCGCAGCGACACGCCCTCCGGATCTTTCCTTACGCCGTCAGCCGCGAACGCCTGGATCGCGCCATTCGGGACCTCGGCGTGGACGCTGTCGTATGCAGCCAGCCTCGCAATGCCGACGTGGTCGTCACACTGCGCTCTTTGGCCAAGAAGCGGCCCAAGAAACTGCGTGAGCTGCTGATGGTGGATGATGCGCGCCTGCATGCCATAGGCGGCAACACGCAAGCGAAGATCGCCGAGTTCCTGCGCGAGTTGTTTGAACTCTCGAGTATCGACAGCGAGCAGGCGCAGGCACTGAAAGAGGCCGAAGACGCCGTCGCCGCCGTGATCGCTCACCGGCAACCCATCGCCCTCAGCCCGCAAAACGCCCACTTCCGCCGCTTGCAGCACCAACTGGCCGAAGCTCACGGATTGGGAAGCGAAAGCACCGGGCGCGGTCCGTTTCGCCGTGTGGTGATCCGGCCGTGA
- a CDS encoding acetyl-CoA C-acyltransferase, giving the protein MREAVIVATARTGLAKSFRGSFNLTRPDDMAVHCVKAVLEKTPQLNPAEIEDVVMGTGFPEGPQGFNAGRNIAVMAGLPVTVPGGTVSRFCSSGLFAVAVGAHVVQNEGAEAIVAGGLESITMLQGKFNKENLFNPWLLDHKKDVYMPMGLTAEIVAERYKVSREKQDEIAFLSQQRTAAAQRSGKLKDEIVPMKVTMELTDKATGAKSTKEVVVDRDECNRPDTTMEGLAKLPGAFKPDGSVTAGNSSQFSDGASANLIMSYDRAKALGIRPLGFFRGCVFAGCEPDEMGVGPVFAVPKLLKLAGLKIDDIDIVELNEAFASQAVYCRDRLGIDPAKLNPNGGAISIGHPYGMTGSRMTGALLLELRRQKKRWGIVTMCIGGGMGAAGLFEAAN; this is encoded by the coding sequence ATGCGTGAAGCCGTCATCGTTGCAACCGCTCGTACCGGATTGGCCAAGTCGTTTCGGGGCTCGTTCAACCTCACACGCCCCGACGATATGGCGGTGCACTGCGTCAAAGCAGTGCTGGAGAAGACCCCGCAGCTCAATCCGGCTGAAATCGAGGACGTCGTCATGGGGACGGGCTTTCCGGAAGGGCCGCAGGGCTTCAATGCCGGGCGCAACATCGCCGTCATGGCTGGGTTGCCGGTAACCGTGCCGGGTGGCACCGTCAGCCGCTTCTGTTCCTCGGGGCTCTTTGCCGTTGCTGTCGGGGCGCACGTGGTCCAGAACGAGGGCGCCGAAGCCATTGTCGCCGGCGGACTCGAATCGATCACCATGCTCCAGGGGAAGTTCAATAAAGAGAACCTGTTCAACCCCTGGCTCCTGGATCACAAGAAGGACGTTTACATGCCGATGGGCTTGACCGCCGAAATCGTGGCCGAGCGCTACAAGGTCAGCCGCGAGAAACAGGACGAGATCGCCTTCCTCTCGCAGCAGCGGACCGCGGCGGCGCAGCGCTCCGGCAAGCTCAAGGATGAGATCGTGCCGATGAAGGTCACCATGGAGTTGACCGACAAAGCAACAGGCGCCAAGTCTACCAAAGAAGTGGTGGTCGACCGCGACGAGTGTAACCGGCCCGACACGACGATGGAGGGCTTGGCCAAGCTCCCCGGCGCGTTCAAACCGGACGGCTCCGTGACCGCCGGCAACTCCTCACAGTTTTCCGACGGCGCATCAGCGAATCTGATCATGTCGTACGACCGCGCCAAGGCGCTCGGTATCAGGCCGCTCGGCTTCTTCCGCGGCTGCGTGTTTGCCGGGTGCGAGCCCGATGAAATGGGCGTCGGGCCGGTGTTCGCGGTGCCAAAGCTGCTCAAGCTCGCGGGCCTCAAGATCGACGACATCGACATCGTCGAGCTGAACGAAGCGTTCGCTTCCCAGGCGGTCTACTGCCGCGACCGGCTCGGCATCGACCCGGCGAAACTGAATCCGAACGGCGGCGCCATCTCGATCGGTCATCCGTACGGCATGACGGGATCGCGGATGACGGGGGCGCTGCTCCTCGAGCTGCGCCGCCAGAAGAAGCGCTGGGGCATCGTCACCATGTGCATCGGCGGCGGCATGGGCGCGGCCGGTCTGTTCGAAGCGGCGAACTGA
- a CDS encoding lytic transglycosylase domain-containing protein, with protein MNLRRAGTSKPGVSYRRLLVLLAAVIVAGGPAAARQVDVPLQFDHDFIRQILVAQVYTGPNGKAVLWNDGAGCGYLTLRDPAVNGAGNRIRVVTRGEARIGTPIGDECFAPVQWEGFLEVLEEPQISTGQQVMQFRVVESNLYDQDWKKRFMTGKIWDLVKRYAHPQFEAVRIDLKPVVQDLRDLLPLLVARGDQARIDQMLDSLRLADASVIDTGVKVGLAFTVSEVPPAAGPTPEPTLSPEELQRWEQAEERWDAFLTFAVKQFGNDTLAQDLRQAFFDVLIDGRYDILEALAPSAPGAPDPTRQLFLKTWERLVPVVRRTAATLPGTTAMRYLSFVAAGDALTALDKIGPEVGLDISADGLRRLARIAAPLSAEDPLAYSAAVDPELRQLFGFGSPLPPPDLSVEPTEDNVQTWWHRLFALPLAQAAVEQQPAAKTLEQWVVPDADSIDAYLQAVREVLTEMTQKSLAGSDLQAQHHDLYRRLVLAAAWQETCWRQFVREHGKVSYLKSAVGSIGIMQINERVWRGFYDVRGLRWDIRYNARAGGEILLHYLRDYAITHDQPGVTDFLARASYAVYNGGPGHVKRFLNKNAPKTLKRIDELFWGKFKAVTAGTQSGLVSCLVGG; from the coding sequence ATGAATCTCCGCAGAGCGGGAACGTCAAAACCGGGCGTGTCGTACCGACGCCTTCTGGTTCTCCTGGCCGCTGTGATCGTAGCCGGTGGTCCCGCCGCTGCCAGGCAAGTCGATGTCCCACTCCAATTCGACCACGACTTCATCCGCCAGATCCTGGTCGCCCAAGTCTACACCGGGCCGAATGGCAAAGCGGTCTTGTGGAACGATGGAGCCGGATGTGGGTACTTGACGCTCCGCGATCCGGCGGTGAATGGAGCCGGCAACCGCATCCGGGTGGTGACCCGAGGTGAGGCCCGTATCGGCACACCCATCGGCGATGAGTGTTTCGCCCCGGTACAGTGGGAGGGTTTTCTCGAGGTTCTGGAAGAGCCGCAGATCTCTACCGGCCAACAGGTCATGCAGTTCCGGGTGGTCGAGTCCAACCTCTACGACCAGGACTGGAAAAAGCGGTTTATGACCGGAAAGATCTGGGACCTCGTCAAGCGCTACGCGCATCCACAATTCGAGGCCGTGCGCATCGATCTGAAGCCGGTGGTACAGGATCTGCGCGATCTCTTACCGCTGCTGGTAGCGCGGGGGGACCAGGCGCGCATCGACCAGATGCTCGATTCGCTGCGTCTGGCCGATGCCAGCGTTATCGACACCGGGGTCAAAGTCGGGCTCGCCTTCACAGTCAGCGAGGTGCCTCCCGCTGCCGGCCCCACGCCAGAACCGACCTTGTCGCCGGAGGAACTGCAGCGCTGGGAACAAGCGGAGGAGCGATGGGACGCGTTTCTCACTTTCGCCGTCAAGCAATTCGGCAATGACACTCTGGCCCAAGATCTCCGCCAGGCATTCTTCGACGTGTTGATCGATGGCCGCTATGACATCCTGGAGGCGCTGGCACCCTCGGCTCCGGGCGCGCCCGACCCCACCAGGCAGCTCTTTCTCAAGACGTGGGAGCGGCTTGTACCGGTGGTCAGGCGCACGGCCGCGACCCTGCCCGGCACCACCGCCATGCGCTACCTGAGCTTTGTTGCCGCCGGCGATGCGCTGACAGCGCTGGACAAGATCGGACCGGAGGTCGGGCTTGACATCTCGGCCGATGGCTTACGCCGGCTGGCCCGTATCGCTGCGCCGTTGAGCGCAGAGGATCCGCTGGCATACAGCGCGGCGGTGGATCCCGAGCTGCGCCAACTATTCGGATTCGGCTCGCCGTTGCCTCCACCAGACTTGTCTGTCGAGCCCACCGAAGACAACGTCCAGACGTGGTGGCACCGCCTGTTTGCTTTACCCCTTGCGCAGGCCGCCGTGGAGCAGCAACCGGCGGCGAAGACGCTGGAGCAGTGGGTCGTGCCCGATGCCGATTCGATCGACGCCTATCTCCAGGCCGTGCGCGAAGTGCTCACCGAAATGACGCAGAAATCTCTCGCTGGGAGCGATCTTCAAGCGCAACACCATGATCTCTATCGCCGTCTCGTATTGGCGGCGGCATGGCAGGAAACCTGTTGGCGGCAGTTCGTGCGTGAACATGGAAAAGTCAGCTACCTGAAATCCGCCGTCGGATCGATCGGGATCATGCAAATCAACGAGCGCGTGTGGCGCGGCTTTTACGACGTGCGCGGCCTGCGCTGGGACATCCGGTACAACGCCCGGGCCGGCGGTGAGATCCTGCTCCACTACCTGAGGGATTACGCCATCACGCACGACCAGCCCGGTGTCACTGATTTCCTGGCGCGGGCAAGCTACGCGGTCTACAACGGCGGCCCCGGCCACGTGAAGCGCTTCCTCAATAAGAATGCCCCCAAGACCCTCAAGCGCATCGACGAGCTGTTCTGGGGAAAGTTCAAAGCGGTGACCGCCGGGACACAGTCCGGGCTGGTCAGCTGCCTCGTAGGTGGATGA
- a CDS encoding AarF/UbiB family protein, translated as MTGASKSGGDITRGRAKRVLKVGELATSVGSSYVWQALRWPFRSADSREKALLDTHIKNAIRIVERSKELRGAFMKLVQILSMRDDILPTEALQVLSVVQSSVPPMDYGLIRKQIIRELGQPPEKIFAAFDADAFAAASLGQVHKARLPSGEEVVVKVQYPGVEETVNQDLQNIKALLQTFTMIGRDVMRQKVDQSDVYRELEERLHEEIDYVNEAKNIALFQRMFSDDDEVVIPDVYPDFSSRRVLTMSLLEGYPFKDILGPGVDQSLKDWVAVKYFRVLWRQIFEFGVLHTDPHPGNYLVTYHPKLAILDFGSIRIFPEVIRKAYHRLAKAILADDKATMAESFVRLGYLDRGDDPEPFVRIMYLIFAPVLEDKVFNPRDFNSVETAMAVASIGFENRLFKAPGHRVFLARALVGLDAYVKQFGTVTNWHREFKRAVERVPDGKAGLNTKT; from the coding sequence GTGACCGGGGCGTCGAAATCAGGCGGTGACATCACTCGCGGCCGTGCCAAGCGGGTGCTGAAGGTCGGCGAGCTCGCCACCTCGGTGGGATCGAGCTACGTGTGGCAGGCGCTGCGCTGGCCCTTCCGCTCCGCCGATAGCCGCGAAAAGGCATTGCTCGACACCCACATCAAGAATGCGATCAGGATCGTGGAACGGTCGAAGGAACTGCGCGGCGCCTTCATGAAGCTGGTGCAGATTTTGTCGATGCGCGACGACATCCTGCCGACCGAGGCGCTGCAGGTGCTGTCGGTGGTGCAGTCCTCGGTCCCGCCGATGGACTACGGCCTCATCCGGAAACAGATCATCCGCGAGCTGGGGCAGCCGCCGGAGAAGATCTTTGCGGCTTTCGATGCGGACGCTTTTGCCGCGGCCTCGCTGGGGCAGGTGCACAAAGCCCGGCTGCCCAGCGGTGAGGAAGTGGTGGTCAAGGTGCAGTACCCAGGCGTGGAAGAGACCGTGAACCAGGATCTGCAGAACATCAAGGCGCTGCTGCAGACCTTCACCATGATCGGCCGCGACGTCATGCGCCAGAAGGTCGACCAGTCCGACGTCTACCGCGAGCTGGAGGAGCGGCTGCACGAAGAGATCGACTACGTGAACGAGGCGAAGAACATCGCGCTCTTCCAGCGAATGTTTTCGGACGACGACGAAGTGGTGATTCCGGATGTGTATCCCGACTTCTCCTCGCGGCGCGTGCTCACCATGAGCCTGCTGGAAGGATATCCCTTCAAGGACATCCTTGGTCCTGGCGTCGACCAGTCCCTCAAAGATTGGGTGGCCGTCAAGTACTTTCGCGTCCTCTGGCGGCAGATCTTCGAGTTCGGTGTGCTGCACACGGACCCGCATCCGGGCAACTACCTGGTTACCTATCACCCGAAGCTGGCGATCCTCGACTTCGGATCGATCCGGATTTTCCCCGAAGTGATCCGCAAAGCCTATCACCGACTGGCCAAGGCTATCCTGGCGGACGACAAGGCGACAATGGCCGAGTCCTTCGTGCGTTTGGGGTACCTCGATCGCGGCGACGATCCGGAGCCCTTTGTCCGCATCATGTACCTGATCTTCGCGCCGGTGTTGGAGGATAAGGTGTTCAACCCACGCGACTTCAATTCGGTGGAGACGGCGATGGCGGTGGCCAGCATCGGGTTTGAAAACCGCCTGTTCAAAGCGCCCGGGCACCGCGTCTTCCTGGCGCGGGCGCTGGTGGGTTTGGATGCCTACGTGAAACAGTTCGGCACCGTCACCAACTGGCACCGCGAGTTCAAGCGCGCCGTGGAGCGCGTGCCCGACGGCAAGGCAGGCCTGAACACTAAAACGTGA
- the glmU gene encoding bifunctional UDP-N-acetylglucosamine diphosphorylase/glucosamine-1-phosphate N-acetyltransferase GlmU encodes MARPVGAIVPAAGLGTRMKSNQAKVLHCLAGRPLISYPLTALRRAGVDPIVVVVGYQADAVRAACAPYDVRFAVQTEQKGTGDAVRVARAALGDFNGDLVLVYGDLPFLRPETFRRLMAAHQEGRAAVSLLTETVDQPSSFGRIIRDAAGRVVRIVEERDATEAERAIHEINVGVYCADAGFLFRALERLEPTNAQAELYLTDIVGLAHAQGQRIADAPATAGEGAQVSSRADLAAREKTLKDDINAKWMAAGVTLEDPATAYIGPDVVIGRDTVIGPNVILRGSTRIGEACRLDGSALITHSNIADRVHVKFGVVMTEATVEEDAQVGPFAQLRQGTRLGARVHVGDFVETKNVTVGAGTKAMHLAYLGDAEIGEDTNIGAGTITCNYDGFRKQRTIIGKRVQVGSDSQLVAPVTVGDDAYIASGTTVMRDVAPGALVLNSKKQLQREGWVAVRRAREAAAMQEQVQGPKARTPAPSAGRTQPRPAARRSQDKKTAARKTRGG; translated from the coding sequence ATGGCGCGCCCGGTCGGAGCGATTGTCCCGGCGGCAGGTCTGGGCACCCGCATGAAGTCGAACCAGGCGAAGGTGCTGCACTGCTTGGCTGGCCGGCCCCTGATTTCCTACCCCCTGACCGCGCTGCGCCGTGCCGGCGTCGATCCGATTGTCGTGGTGGTGGGCTACCAGGCGGATGCCGTGCGCGCGGCTTGCGCGCCGTACGACGTGCGGTTCGCCGTGCAGACAGAGCAGAAGGGCACGGGAGATGCCGTGCGGGTGGCACGGGCGGCGCTGGGTGATTTCAACGGTGACCTGGTGCTCGTTTACGGCGATCTGCCCTTCCTCCGCCCCGAGACCTTCCGTCGCCTGATGGCGGCACACCAAGAGGGGCGAGCGGCGGTCTCACTGTTGACGGAAACGGTGGATCAGCCGTCAAGCTTCGGGCGGATCATTCGGGACGCGGCCGGCCGCGTCGTGCGCATCGTGGAGGAGCGCGATGCCACGGAGGCGGAGCGAGCGATTCACGAGATCAACGTGGGTGTGTACTGTGCCGATGCCGGTTTTCTCTTTCGGGCACTGGAACGACTCGAACCGACGAACGCCCAAGCGGAACTGTACCTTACGGACATCGTGGGATTGGCGCATGCTCAGGGGCAGCGGATCGCCGATGCGCCGGCAACAGCGGGCGAGGGGGCGCAGGTGAGTTCCCGCGCGGACCTTGCTGCACGGGAGAAGACCTTGAAGGACGACATCAACGCGAAGTGGATGGCGGCGGGTGTGACACTGGAAGATCCGGCGACGGCGTACATCGGTCCCGACGTCGTGATTGGCCGCGACACCGTCATCGGTCCAAACGTCATCTTACGCGGCTCGACGCGCATCGGTGAGGCCTGTCGCCTGGATGGCAGCGCCCTCATCACCCATTCCAACATCGCCGATCGCGTGCACGTCAAATTTGGCGTGGTGATGACCGAGGCGACGGTGGAAGAGGACGCTCAGGTTGGCCCCTTCGCCCAGCTGCGGCAGGGTACCCGCCTGGGCGCGCGGGTCCACGTCGGCGATTTCGTGGAGACCAAGAACGTGACTGTCGGTGCCGGCACCAAGGCCATGCATCTGGCCTACCTTGGTGATGCCGAGATCGGAGAGGACACGAACATCGGCGCCGGTACCATCACCTGCAACTACGACGGATTCCGCAAGCAGCGCACCATCATCGGCAAACGCGTTCAGGTGGGCAGTGACTCGCAGCTGGTCGCACCGGTCACCGTCGGTGACGATGCCTACATCGCCTCCGGGACTACGGTCATGCGCGATGTCGCGCCGGGGGCGCTGGTGTTGAACTCGAAGAAGCAGCTACAGCGGGAAGGATGGGTGGCCGTGCGCCGCGCTCGCGAAGCGGCGGCGATGCAGGAACAGGTGCAAGGTCCGAAGGCCAGGACACCAGCGCCAAGCGCGGGACGAACACAGCCGCGCCCCGCAGCCCGTCGGAGCCAAGACAAGAAGACTGCGGCGCGTAAGACGCGGGGCGGTTGA